From the genome of Streptacidiphilus rugosus AM-16, one region includes:
- a CDS encoding acyl-CoA dehydrogenase family protein, producing MGRLAQTEGLNEIQQEILATVRSFVDKEIIPVATELEHRDEYPSDIVEGLKEMGIFGLMIPEEYGGLGESLLTYALTVEEIARGWMSVSGIINTHFIVAYMINAHGTQEQKDYFLPRMATGEIRGAFSMSEPGLGSDVSAISTKGVKDESGEFYVLNGQKMWLTNGGTSSVIACLVRTDEGHASPYKNLTTFLIEKTPGFGPNETVKGLTVPGKIEKMGYKGVDTTELVLEDVRLPADRILGGVPGRGFYQMMDGVEVGRVNVAARGCGVAQRAFELGIRYAQQRQTFGKKIAEHQAIQFKLAEMATKVEAAHQMMVMAARKKDSGQRNDLEAGMAKYLASEYCKEVVEDSFRIHGGYGFSKEYEIERLYREAPMLLIGEGTAEIQKMIVGRRLLEDYKLAE from the coding sequence ATGGGACGCCTCGCCCAGACCGAAGGTCTCAACGAGATCCAGCAGGAGATCCTCGCGACCGTTCGCAGCTTTGTCGACAAGGAGATCATTCCGGTCGCCACCGAGCTGGAGCACCGCGACGAGTACCCGTCCGACATCGTCGAGGGCCTCAAGGAGATGGGGATCTTCGGCCTGATGATCCCGGAGGAGTACGGCGGCCTCGGCGAGTCGCTGCTCACCTACGCGCTCACCGTGGAGGAGATCGCGCGCGGCTGGATGTCGGTGTCCGGCATCATCAACACCCACTTCATCGTGGCCTACATGATCAACGCCCACGGCACGCAGGAGCAGAAGGACTACTTCCTCCCGCGCATGGCCACCGGCGAGATCCGCGGCGCCTTCTCCATGTCCGAGCCGGGCCTCGGCTCCGACGTCTCCGCGATCTCCACCAAGGGCGTCAAGGACGAGAGCGGCGAGTTCTACGTCCTCAACGGCCAGAAGATGTGGCTGACCAACGGCGGCACGTCCTCCGTGATCGCCTGCCTGGTCAGGACGGACGAGGGCCACGCCTCGCCGTACAAGAACCTCACCACCTTCCTGATCGAGAAGACGCCCGGCTTCGGCCCGAACGAGACGGTCAAGGGCCTGACCGTCCCCGGCAAGATCGAGAAGATGGGCTACAAGGGCGTCGACACCACCGAGCTGGTGCTCGAGGACGTCAGGCTGCCCGCCGACCGGATCCTGGGCGGCGTCCCCGGCCGCGGCTTCTACCAGATGATGGACGGCGTCGAGGTCGGCCGGGTCAACGTCGCCGCGCGTGGCTGCGGCGTCGCGCAGCGCGCGTTCGAGCTGGGCATCCGCTACGCGCAGCAGCGGCAGACCTTCGGCAAGAAGATCGCCGAGCACCAGGCGATCCAGTTCAAGCTGGCCGAGATGGCCACCAAGGTCGAGGCCGCCCACCAGATGATGGTGATGGCGGCCCGCAAGAAGGACTCCGGGCAGCGCAACGACCTGGAGGCCGGCATGGCGAAGTACCTGGCCTCCGAGTACTGCAAGGAGGTCGTCGAGGACTCCTTCCGGATCCACGGCGGCTACGGCTTCTCCAAGGAGTACGAGATCGAGCGCCTCTACCGCGAGGCCCCGATGCTGCTCATCGGTGAAGGAACTGCGGAGATCCAGAAGATGATCGTCGGTCGTCGTCTGCTGGAGGACTACAAGCTCGCCGAGTAG
- a CDS encoding phosphatidylserine decarboxylase has product MPLRPSQPTDARPRVTLARGASPWLVPTVLTAAACTALTRRNGRWALAAVPASALSAGMLWFFRDPEREISEGRVISPADGVVQSIDAWPDGRTRVAIFMSPLNVHVNRAPLDGVVRSVEHVPGGYVPAFNKDSDRNERVVWHFDTELGDIEMVQIAGAVARRIVPYVTSGTKVDRGERVGLIRFGSRVDTYLPEGVEPGVVVGQKTTAGVTRLDRD; this is encoded by the coding sequence ATGCCCCTTCGTCCGTCCCAACCGACCGACGCCCGCCCGCGTGTGACGCTGGCCCGCGGCGCGTCCCCCTGGCTCGTCCCCACCGTGCTCACCGCTGCCGCGTGCACCGCCCTCACCCGGCGCAACGGCAGATGGGCACTGGCGGCGGTACCGGCCTCCGCGCTCAGCGCCGGGATGCTCTGGTTCTTCCGCGACCCCGAGCGCGAGATCAGCGAGGGTCGGGTGATCTCCCCCGCCGACGGCGTCGTTCAGAGCATCGACGCCTGGCCGGACGGCCGCACCCGCGTGGCGATCTTCATGAGCCCGCTGAACGTGCACGTCAACCGGGCCCCGCTGGACGGCGTGGTGCGCTCCGTCGAGCACGTGCCGGGCGGCTACGTCCCGGCGTTCAACAAGGACAGCGACCGCAACGAGCGGGTCGTCTGGCACTTCGACACCGAGCTCGGCGACATCGAGATGGTGCAGATCGCGGGCGCGGTGGCCCGCCGCATCGTCCCCTACGTCACCAGCGGCACCAAGGTCGACCGCGGCGAGCGCGTCGGCCTGATCCGCTTCGGCTCGCGGGTCGACACCTACCTCCCCGAGGGCGTCGAGCCCGGCGTGGTGGTGGGCCAGAAGACGACGGCAGGGGTGACTCGCCTTGACCGTGACTGA
- the pssA gene encoding CDP-diacylglycerol--serine O-phosphatidyltransferase translates to MTVTEPEAYAEEDEEQERVARRLRWARDRELRRPLSPQHLSTADLFTLGNAVCGFLAIYCTTTGVLIPHLTGVATTGDRRSAAAAVTLLLIGSMCDLFDGLVARKLRSSALGAELDNLADLISFGIAPAYFVVVWGMTAGGAHQRVGAGIAIVVLLAVVLRLARFSCTAARPGVFQGMPSPMGALTVISIVLLDPPFLLGALGIVAVSALMVSQVEYPKPQGKLATATLCWIVVSMGCLTAWATGLPGGVTLLQVGASLQVALALMAPLMVIRRKVGDVRAKRAEARSAN, encoded by the coding sequence TTGACCGTGACTGAGCCCGAGGCCTACGCCGAGGAGGACGAGGAGCAGGAGCGCGTCGCGCGCCGGCTCCGCTGGGCCCGCGACCGCGAGCTCCGTCGTCCGCTCTCCCCGCAGCACCTCTCCACGGCCGACCTCTTCACGCTCGGCAACGCGGTCTGCGGCTTCCTGGCGATCTACTGCACCACCACCGGCGTGCTGATCCCGCACCTGACCGGCGTCGCCACCACCGGCGACCGGCGCAGCGCGGCGGCCGCGGTGACGCTGCTGCTGATCGGCTCGATGTGCGACCTGTTCGACGGACTGGTCGCCCGCAAGCTGCGCAGCTCGGCGCTGGGCGCGGAGCTGGACAACCTGGCCGACCTGATCAGCTTCGGCATCGCCCCGGCGTACTTCGTCGTGGTCTGGGGCATGACAGCGGGCGGCGCGCACCAGCGCGTCGGCGCGGGCATCGCCATCGTGGTGCTGCTGGCCGTGGTGCTGCGGCTGGCCCGCTTCTCCTGCACGGCCGCCCGTCCTGGCGTCTTCCAGGGGATGCCCTCCCCGATGGGCGCGCTGACGGTCATCTCGATCGTGCTGCTCGACCCGCCGTTCCTGCTGGGCGCGCTCGGCATCGTGGCGGTCTCGGCGCTCATGGTGAGCCAGGTCGAGTACCCGAAGCCGCAGGGCAAGCTGGCCACGGCCACGCTCTGCTGGATCGTGGTCTCGATGGGCTGCCTGACCGCGTGGGCCACCGGCCTGCCCGGCGGCGTCACGCTGCTGCAGGTCGGCGCGAGCCTCCAGGTCGCGCTGGCGCTGATGGCGCCGCTCATGGTCATCCGCCGCAAGGTCGGCGACGTCCGCGCCAAGCGCGCGGAGGCCCGGAGCGCGAACTGA
- a CDS encoding peptidase inhibitor family I36 protein — translation MIKRGIAALVLAAGAALGGLAVAPAAEAAPAGCNPGALCAYWLTNYTNGAGHSVQQVYQNNDDLTMYANFYSSAHGSLFNNGNSCNVDVYPGKNHGGGVMHLDRGTGWVDVSPDNLPHIESNYWCTY, via the coding sequence GTGATCAAGCGAGGCATAGCGGCGCTGGTCCTGGCGGCCGGCGCGGCGCTGGGCGGCCTGGCCGTCGCCCCGGCCGCCGAGGCGGCCCCGGCGGGCTGCAACCCGGGCGCCCTCTGCGCCTACTGGCTCACCAACTACACGAACGGTGCCGGGCACTCGGTCCAGCAGGTCTACCAGAACAACGACGACCTGACCATGTACGCCAACTTCTACAGCTCGGCGCACGGTTCGCTGTTCAACAACGGCAACAGCTGCAACGTCGACGTCTACCCCGGCAAGAACCACGGCGGCGGCGTCATGCACCTGGACCGCGGCACCGGCTGGGTCGACGTCTCCCCCGACAACCTGCCGCACATCGAGTCCAACTACTGGTGCACGTACTGA
- a CDS encoding ArsR/SmtB family transcription factor, with amino-acid sequence MSQKPPPEQLRSVRDPRSLRALAHPTRIALLEALAVHGTLTATEAAEIVGGNASNASYHLRTLASHDYVAPAEGGAGRERPWRLAGAGMTFSEDDEDPAVAQAARALSEVFAERWSERRRLYHETRDSHPEAVRQVSGDSQAMLFVTPAEMEQVKDEILGILLRYQNRVEDPAARPAGSTPFELVLSTVPFDVVPASEADTARD; translated from the coding sequence GTGAGCCAGAAACCGCCACCCGAGCAGCTCCGGTCCGTCCGTGACCCGCGGAGCCTGCGGGCACTCGCGCATCCCACGCGGATCGCGCTCCTGGAGGCACTCGCCGTGCACGGGACGCTGACGGCGACGGAGGCGGCCGAGATCGTCGGCGGGAACGCCTCCAACGCCTCCTACCACCTGCGCACGCTCGCCTCGCACGACTACGTCGCGCCGGCGGAGGGCGGCGCGGGACGCGAGCGCCCGTGGCGGCTCGCGGGCGCGGGAATGACGTTCTCCGAGGACGACGAGGATCCCGCCGTCGCCCAGGCGGCGCGGGCGCTGTCCGAGGTGTTCGCCGAGCGCTGGTCCGAGCGGCGCCGCCTTTACCACGAGACCCGCGACAGCCATCCGGAGGCCGTGCGCCAGGTCTCCGGCGACAGCCAGGCCATGCTCTTCGTGACGCCCGCGGAGATGGAGCAGGTCAAGGACGAGATCCTCGGGATCCTGCTGCGCTACCAGAACCGCGTCGAGGACCCTGCCGCCCGCCCCGCGGGGTCGACCCCCTTCGAACTCGTCCTCTCCACCGTGCCCTTCGACGTCGTCCCCGCCTCCGAAGCGGACACCGCCCGGGACTGA
- a CDS encoding MFS transporter, which produces MRTLLARPRMRLYFLGTTLSTVGDYALWLASGVWVKELTGSTAQAGLCMLSLILGTLLSPVTGFVVDRLRRKPLLLTTNAVTGLIVLTLTQVHGPGQVWLIYAVMFVNGVAVSLNDSAITALLPAMVEPEQLGAANGLSQALGQGQRLITPALGLGLLAAFGGGAVAVVDAASFAAGLLCWAFVRVDDPRPEPSGLSRRAETTAGFRFLLRTPALRQLSLALFVGLFVAGMFETLALAVATVGLHRPPTWLGVMVTVMGVSGILAGLLVGSLIKPLGPGRLAALGLALSGAGALALAVPLTAVVLLGSLLLGFALPCIIVGSMTAVQLTTPKELLGRVSGADIFLTTTGQALGMATGSALISVVFYRDLAYAATALLALSALYLLTRREQRPQRAEAGSRRMTSASRPA; this is translated from the coding sequence GTGCGCACCCTGCTCGCCCGACCCCGCATGCGTCTGTACTTCCTCGGCACCACCCTCAGCACCGTCGGTGACTACGCGCTCTGGCTCGCCTCCGGCGTCTGGGTCAAGGAGCTCACCGGCTCCACCGCGCAGGCGGGCCTGTGCATGCTGAGCCTGATCCTCGGCACGCTGCTCTCCCCCGTCACCGGCTTCGTGGTCGACCGGCTGCGCCGCAAACCGCTGCTGCTGACGACCAACGCGGTCACCGGCCTGATCGTGCTGACGCTGACCCAGGTGCACGGCCCGGGCCAGGTGTGGCTCATCTACGCGGTGATGTTCGTGAACGGCGTCGCCGTCTCGCTCAACGACTCGGCGATCACCGCGCTGCTGCCCGCCATGGTCGAACCGGAGCAGCTCGGCGCCGCGAACGGCCTGTCCCAGGCGCTCGGCCAGGGGCAGCGGCTGATCACCCCCGCCCTCGGGCTCGGGCTGCTGGCCGCCTTCGGCGGCGGGGCGGTGGCGGTGGTCGACGCCGCGTCCTTCGCGGCCGGACTGCTCTGCTGGGCGTTCGTCAGGGTCGACGACCCACGTCCCGAGCCCAGCGGACTGAGCCGGCGCGCGGAGACCACGGCCGGCTTCCGGTTCCTGCTGCGCACGCCCGCCCTGCGGCAGCTGAGCCTCGCGCTCTTCGTCGGCCTCTTCGTCGCGGGCATGTTCGAAACCCTCGCCCTGGCCGTCGCGACGGTCGGCCTGCACCGGCCGCCCACCTGGCTCGGCGTCATGGTGACCGTGATGGGCGTCTCCGGCATCCTCGCCGGCCTGCTGGTCGGCTCGCTGATCAAGCCCCTCGGCCCGGGACGCCTGGCCGCCCTCGGCCTCGCCCTCAGCGGGGCCGGCGCTCTGGCCCTGGCCGTGCCGCTCACCGCCGTCGTACTGCTGGGCTCCCTGCTGCTGGGCTTCGCCCTGCCCTGCATCATCGTCGGCTCCATGACGGCGGTTCAGCTCACCACCCCGAAGGAACTGCTGGGCCGCGTCTCCGGCGCCGACATCTTCCTCACCACGACGGGCCAGGCCCTCGGCATGGCCACCGGCTCCGCGCTGATCTCCGTCGTCTTCTACCGCGACCTCGCCTACGCGGCGACGGCGCTCCTCGCCCTCAGCGCCCTCTACCTGCTCACCCGCCGCGAACAGCGGCCGCAGCGCGCCGAGGCCGGCAGCCGACGCATGACGTCCGCGTCGCGCCCCGCCTGA
- a CDS encoding MarR family winged helix-turn-helix transcriptional regulator, with translation MTAVGIRTAAEAVADERVQAFGVLLTAAARLERLLGAAMERESGISHPMFEVLLRLAAAPEGATMGDLSRDAVLTSGGATRLVDRMVDQGLVLRERSRADRRIQVVTITGLGASKLAEAARRHAKAIDEHVFQVLTPESLSATIEGLDELGRHALEALPPLG, from the coding sequence ATGACCGCTGTCGGCATAAGGACCGCCGCCGAGGCCGTCGCCGACGAACGAGTGCAGGCCTTCGGCGTGCTGCTGACCGCAGCGGCCCGGCTCGAGCGCCTGCTCGGCGCGGCGATGGAGCGGGAGAGCGGCATCTCGCACCCGATGTTCGAGGTCCTGCTCCGCCTGGCGGCGGCGCCGGAGGGGGCGACCATGGGCGACCTCTCCCGCGACGCCGTCCTCACCAGCGGCGGAGCCACCCGCCTGGTCGACCGCATGGTCGACCAGGGGCTGGTCCTGCGCGAACGCTCGCGCGCCGACCGCCGCATCCAGGTCGTGACCATCACCGGCCTCGGCGCCTCCAAGCTCGCCGAGGCCGCCCGCCGCCACGCGAAGGCGATCGACGAGCACGTCTTCCAGGTCCTCACGCCGGAGTCCCTCTCCGCGACCATCGAGGGCCTCGACGAACTCGGCCGCCACGCCCTGGAGGCCCTTCCCCCACTGGGCTGA
- a CDS encoding NAD(P)-dependent oxidoreductase, translated as MAKIAVIGAKGTIGSRIVAEALSRGHQVTAVVRDPASWTGPEGVALQAGDVLDPASVAEAAVGQDVLVSAVGGGDGPGHEATVEPAARSLVEALRGLGANAPRLLAVGGAGSLEVAPGVRVWDTPGLPEWLLQIMHAHGDAQAFYNSVDDVSWTVLSPAGTIEPGERSGVYRTGTEQLVVDAEGRSHITAEDYAVALVDEIERPAHLGRRFTVGR; from the coding sequence ATGGCCAAGATCGCCGTCATCGGAGCCAAGGGCACCATCGGAAGCCGCATCGTCGCCGAGGCCCTTTCCCGCGGCCACCAGGTCACCGCCGTGGTCCGTGACCCCGCGAGCTGGACCGGCCCCGAGGGCGTCGCCCTGCAGGCCGGGGACGTGCTCGACCCGGCCTCCGTCGCCGAGGCCGCCGTCGGCCAGGACGTGCTGGTCAGCGCCGTCGGCGGTGGCGACGGACCGGGGCACGAGGCCACCGTCGAGCCTGCGGCCCGCTCCCTGGTCGAGGCCCTGCGCGGCCTCGGCGCGAACGCGCCGCGCCTGCTCGCGGTGGGCGGCGCCGGCAGCCTGGAGGTCGCGCCCGGCGTCAGGGTCTGGGACACCCCCGGCCTGCCCGAGTGGCTGCTGCAGATCATGCACGCCCACGGCGACGCCCAGGCGTTCTACAACTCCGTCGACGACGTCTCCTGGACGGTCCTCAGCCCCGCCGGCACGATCGAGCCTGGCGAGCGCAGCGGCGTCTACCGCACCGGCACCGAGCAGTTGGTCGTCGACGCGGAGGGCCGCAGCCACATCACCGCGGAGGACTACGCGGTCGCCCTCGTCGACGAGATCGAGCGGCCCGCGCACCTCGGCCGCCGCTTCACCGTCGGTCGATAG
- a CDS encoding WD40/YVTN/BNR-like repeat-containing protein: MTSPHRGSRRLVLIAIAIAAAGGLVATTPAVAMPIHHRHMMSGGKHALVSTGGDDGDTGESDSIAEGADQRAEERQSPGIVAPGAYGAAWASMQNLQRTGGEWQQATKLPYNSDDARYRDYNSNSTAGMGLVTGRTAAVVADANGNVYAGTAGGGVWRSSSNGGKWKSISDQLSAQATGALALDAKGRLWLGTGEANTNADAYLGSGVYMLADPAHGRFSPRTRIGGDELQSTSIHALRFSGDKVYAATTEGLWSHSTTHLGGPWTLEFAPSPDYLPGHPLANDPNAAYENIVSDIAFDPADPSRVVVAAGWRSGGTYNGYYTKVGGSWQLLTSMGDLPTDAGDVGTVTFAPSADHQRYYAVVQSPNSLAAGGGLGGIYVSKSGSPFGPWTLVADKAKLAGSGSVLDNPGGQSWYDESLTVDPANHDHVYAGLEEVFESADGGATWTTPGPYWNFPLACWSIDPLSQSGTCPQTTHPDQHGLAVGSYKGQSYVFAANDGGVYRRPVDGAANSLGHATDWTSLNDGTIDSLQYYSVGVGKEPTGKGVVVTGGLQDNGQSVLRGYGSKSVDTVMGSNFGGDGGMTLVDPTNGCNEAQEYVYLEINVTQDCAANNGLGAPTTFDVPPPDNANSAARFIAPFSADIKNPNTWVAGGQHVWIQNQGFAIRSSSAWTSAFDLGAGHTATAVASSGGKVYAGWCGPCNSQGFTHGLAVGNADGTGWSQLTLPANLPNRYISDVKIDPANSAHVYMTFSGFSRDWNEGPGAGIGHVFESHDSGATWTDISANLPDVPVDSLAVTSTGGLLVGTDLGAVYRAPGRSKWKAIGELPAVSVDQITVGPDGRVYAATHGRGIYSMPLAELCDNGQ, from the coding sequence TTGACAAGCCCGCACCGCGGCAGTCGGCGTCTCGTACTCATAGCCATCGCCATCGCCGCCGCAGGCGGACTGGTGGCCACAACTCCCGCCGTCGCCATGCCGATCCACCACCGCCACATGATGAGCGGTGGGAAGCACGCTCTCGTGAGCACCGGCGGCGACGACGGTGACACCGGCGAGTCCGACTCCATCGCCGAGGGCGCCGACCAGCGCGCCGAGGAGCGCCAGTCGCCCGGCATCGTCGCCCCCGGCGCCTACGGCGCGGCCTGGGCGTCCATGCAGAACCTGCAGCGCACCGGCGGCGAGTGGCAGCAGGCGACCAAGCTGCCCTACAACTCCGACGACGCGCGTTACCGCGACTACAACTCCAACTCCACCGCCGGCATGGGCCTGGTGACCGGCCGTACCGCTGCGGTCGTCGCGGACGCGAACGGCAACGTCTACGCCGGCACGGCCGGTGGCGGCGTCTGGCGCTCCAGCTCCAACGGCGGCAAGTGGAAGTCGATCAGCGACCAGCTCTCCGCCCAGGCCACCGGCGCCCTCGCGCTGGACGCCAAGGGCCGTCTCTGGCTCGGCACCGGCGAGGCGAACACCAATGCCGACGCCTACCTCGGCAGCGGCGTCTACATGCTCGCGGACCCGGCGCACGGCCGCTTCTCCCCGCGCACCCGCATCGGCGGCGACGAGCTGCAGAGCACCAGCATCCACGCGCTGCGCTTCTCCGGCGACAAGGTCTACGCGGCCACCACCGAGGGTCTGTGGTCGCACTCGACCACCCACCTGGGCGGCCCCTGGACGCTGGAGTTCGCGCCGAGCCCGGACTACCTGCCCGGCCACCCGCTGGCGAACGACCCGAACGCCGCCTACGAGAACATCGTCAGCGACATCGCCTTCGACCCGGCCGACCCGAGCCGTGTGGTCGTCGCGGCGGGCTGGCGCTCCGGCGGCACCTACAACGGCTACTACACCAAGGTCGGCGGGAGCTGGCAGCTGCTCACCTCGATGGGCGACCTGCCCACCGACGCGGGCGACGTCGGCACCGTCACCTTCGCGCCCTCGGCCGACCACCAGCGCTACTACGCGGTCGTGCAGTCGCCGAACTCGCTGGCGGCGGGCGGCGGCCTCGGCGGCATCTACGTGTCCAAGAGCGGTTCGCCGTTCGGGCCGTGGACCCTGGTGGCGGACAAGGCCAAGCTGGCGGGCTCCGGCTCGGTGCTGGACAACCCCGGCGGGCAGTCCTGGTACGACGAGTCGCTGACGGTCGACCCGGCCAACCACGACCACGTCTACGCCGGTCTGGAGGAGGTCTTCGAGTCAGCCGACGGCGGCGCCACCTGGACCACCCCCGGCCCGTACTGGAACTTCCCGCTGGCCTGCTGGAGCATCGACCCGCTCTCCCAGAGCGGCACCTGCCCGCAGACCACCCACCCGGACCAGCACGGCCTGGCGGTCGGCAGCTACAAGGGCCAGAGCTACGTCTTCGCGGCCAACGACGGCGGCGTCTACCGCCGTCCGGTCGACGGCGCGGCCAACTCGCTGGGCCACGCCACCGACTGGACCTCGCTGAACGACGGCACGATCGACTCGCTGCAGTACTACTCGGTCGGCGTGGGCAAGGAGCCGACCGGCAAGGGCGTCGTCGTCACCGGTGGTCTGCAGGACAACGGCCAGTCGGTGCTGCGGGGTTACGGCTCCAAGAGCGTCGACACGGTGATGGGCTCCAACTTCGGCGGCGACGGCGGCATGACGCTGGTCGACCCGACGAACGGCTGCAACGAGGCCCAGGAGTACGTCTACCTGGAGATCAACGTCACCCAGGACTGTGCGGCCAACAACGGCCTCGGCGCGCCGACCACGTTCGACGTGCCGCCGCCGGACAACGCCAACTCCGCGGCGCGCTTCATCGCGCCGTTCTCCGCCGACATCAAGAACCCGAACACCTGGGTGGCCGGCGGTCAGCACGTCTGGATCCAGAACCAGGGCTTCGCGATCCGCTCGTCCAGCGCCTGGACCAGCGCGTTCGACCTGGGCGCGGGGCACACCGCGACCGCCGTCGCCTCCTCGGGCGGCAAGGTCTACGCCGGCTGGTGCGGCCCGTGCAACTCGCAGGGCTTCACCCACGGCCTGGCGGTCGGCAACGCCGACGGCACCGGCTGGTCGCAGCTGACCCTGCCGGCCAACCTGCCGAACCGGTACATCAGCGACGTCAAGATCGACCCGGCGAACAGCGCGCACGTCTACATGACGTTCAGCGGCTTCTCCCGCGACTGGAACGAGGGCCCTGGTGCGGGCATCGGCCACGTCTTCGAGAGCCACGACTCGGGCGCGACCTGGACGGACATCTCGGCGAACCTGCCGGACGTGCCGGTCGACTCGCTGGCCGTCACCTCGACCGGCGGCCTGCTGGTCGGCACCGATCTCGGCGCCGTCTACCGGGCGCCCGGACGCAGCAAGTGGAAGGCGATCGGCGAGCTGCCGGCCGTCTCCGTCGACCAGATCACGGTCGGCCCGGACGGCCGCGTCTACGCGGCGACGCACGGGCGCGGCATCTACAGCATGCCGCTGGCCGAACTGTGCGACAACGGGCAGTGA
- a CDS encoding amidohydrolase family protein — translation MDTGLTEAARAPLLPLAELGGSAGAEVYEIVRIERVAERATPGATAAGWAATVGQALRHAARHAVGLKSVVAYRHGLDFDPARPSAAETARAAGEYLAAGAGRLDHPVLLRHLLWEALELGLPLQLHTGFGDPDLTLHRADPSVLTGFVRAAEPLGTPLVLLHCWPYHRQAAWLAQAFPTVHVDLGLTLGHVGTGARRVLAETLELAPFAKLLFSSDAYGLPELFLVGAAAFTDAIDAWLAEALPVPAEAARVAALVGGGNARALYGL, via the coding sequence GTGGACACGGGCCTCACCGAGGCCGCCCGGGCCCCGCTGCTGCCGCTCGCGGAGCTCGGCGGGTCCGCCGGGGCCGAGGTGTACGAGATCGTCAGGATCGAGCGCGTCGCCGAGCGGGCGACGCCGGGTGCGACGGCGGCGGGCTGGGCCGCGACGGTCGGTCAGGCGCTGCGGCACGCGGCGCGGCATGCGGTCGGGCTCAAGTCGGTCGTCGCCTACCGCCACGGCCTGGACTTCGATCCGGCCCGGCCCTCCGCCGCGGAGACCGCCCGGGCGGCGGGGGAGTACCTGGCCGCGGGCGCCGGGCGGCTGGACCACCCGGTGCTGCTGCGCCATCTGCTGTGGGAGGCGCTGGAGCTCGGCCTGCCGCTGCAGCTGCACACCGGCTTCGGCGATCCCGACCTGACCCTGCACCGGGCGGACCCCTCGGTGCTCACCGGATTCGTCCGCGCGGCCGAGCCGCTCGGCACGCCGCTGGTGCTGCTGCACTGCTGGCCCTACCACCGGCAGGCCGCGTGGCTGGCCCAGGCCTTCCCGACGGTCCATGTCGACCTCGGACTGACACTCGGTCATGTCGGGACCGGGGCGCGCCGGGTGCTGGCGGAGACACTCGAACTCGCGCCCTTCGCCAAGCTGTTGTTCTCCAGCGACGCCTACGGTCTGCCGGAGCTCTTCCTGGTCGGCGCGGCCGCCTTCACCGACGCGATCGACGCCTGGCTGGCCGAGGCCCTGCCCGTGCCCGCGGAGGCGGCCAGGGTCGCCGCGCTCGTCGGCGGCGGCAACGCCCGGGCACTGTACGGCCTGTGA